The following are from one region of the Myxocyprinus asiaticus isolate MX2 ecotype Aquarium Trade chromosome 2, UBuf_Myxa_2, whole genome shotgun sequence genome:
- the adad2 gene encoding LOW QUALITY PROTEIN: adenosine deaminase domain-containing protein 2 (The sequence of the model RefSeq protein was modified relative to this genomic sequence to represent the inferred CDS: substituted 2 bases at 2 genomic stop codons), whose amino-acid sequence MAENSGSAEQKCLPLMAATLMMRFASEREPTFGIHRASIWPWTPESQFVNYPCTGAESHSTSLRPLLPDPQFEESPCSGAESNSTSHRPRSPGSQCEDSQCTGVESHSTSPDLCDFTDVEEPSVVGHQTPDVLPLEPPPQVEDLGSDTESPSVWSLGSIKGGDSTQEVLENTPDGSVKRNQRTXVRFTNWHKHRVTAVCTEQFNKLLRECPQYHSTKSCSASFVLEREVCDTGGQCCEQYEMVALXSGQSCCSGWLSYTGSLVHDCHAIVIAHSALKRYMYKQLLLLYSSSPEQKQRSILESVPSERLLQLKPRIYLHLYTNKTHKGAAQCILLKGTRICCMSESAKLTRWTVTGVQGALLRHFISPAYITSIVLGDSRHCSKKVSEVINKCLGTGWKDALPPPFKQTAIFFLSGERVGPVESTDYCKDLSVNWCLGDSIEIMDSTTGYAINK is encoded by the exons ATGGCAGAAAACAGTGGCAGTGCCGAGCAGAAATGTCTTCCACTAATGGCTGCCACCCTAATGATGCGCTTCGCTTCTGAGCGGGAGCCCACCTTTGGCATCCACAGGGCCAGTATCTGGCCTTGGACCCCTGAAAGTCAGTTTGTCAATTATCCGTGTACTGGAGCAGAGAGTCACTCCACCAGCCTCAGACCTCTCCTCCCTGACCCTCAGTTTGAAGAATCTCCATGTTCTGGCGCTGAGAGTAACTCCACCAGCCACAGGCCTCGCTCCCCTGGCAGTCAGTGTGAAGATTCTCAGTGTACTGGGGTGGAGAGTCACTCCACCAGCCCAGACCTTTGTGACTTCACTGATGTAGAGGAACCTTCTGTTGTAGGCCACCAGACCCCAGATGTCCTACCTTTGGAGCCTCCTCCCCAAGTGGAGGACCTGGGCTCTGACACCGAGTCCCCTTCTGTATGGAGTCTGGGTAGTATAAAGGGAGGTGACAGCACTCAAGAAGTACTGGAGAACACTCCGGATGGCTCTGTTAAGAGGAATCAGAGGACTTGAG TGAGGTTCACAAACTGGCACAAACATCGCGTAACAGCCGTGTGTACTGAACAGTTTAACAAGCTGCTCAGGGAATGCCCACAGTACCACAGCACGAAGAGCTGCTCCGCTTCTTTTGTACTGGAGAGAG AGGTGTGTGACACAGGTGGGCAGTGCTGTGAGCAGTATGAAATGGTAGCTCTGTGATCAGGTCAGAGCTGCTGTAGTGGTTGGCTTTCTTACACAGGCTCCCTTGTCCACGACTGCCACGCCATTGTCATCGCACACAGTGCCCTCAAAAG GTACATGTACAAGCAGCTTCTGCTGTTGTACAGTTCTAGTCCAGAGCAGAAGCAGCGTTCCATCCTAGAAAGTGTTCCATCCGAACGACTGCTTCAGCTCAAACCACGCATTTACCTTCACCTGTACACTAACAAAACACACAAAGGAGCAGCTCAGTGCATACTTTT AAAG GGCACTCGCATCTGTTGCATGTCCGAAAGTGCCAAACTCACCCGTTGGACTGTTACTGGAGTGCAGGGGGCGCTACTTAGACATTTTATAAGCCCAGCCTACATTACCAGTATTGTACTCG GTGATTCCAGGCACTGCTCAAAGAAAGTGTCTGAAGTCATCAACAAGTGCCTGGGCACTGGCTGGAAAGATGCTCTGCCTCCTCCATTCAAACAAACTGccatcttcttcctgagcggaGAGAGGGTTGGGCCAGTCGAGAGCACGGACTACTGCAAAGACCTCAGTGTCAACTGGTGTTTGGGAGACAGTATTGAGATTATGGATAGCACCACTGGTTATGCGATCAACAA gtga